GGCGCCACCGATATCGGCCAGGAGCACGACGAATTCGTCGCCGCCGAGGCGGCTGATCGTGTCGACCCGGCGCACGCATCGACGCAGGCGCGCGGCCACCTCGCGCAGCACCGCGTCGCCGGCCTGGTGGCCGTTGTTGTCGTTGATGGACTTGAAACGGTCGAGGTCGAGGAACAAGACCGCAAAGCGCGCGTGCTGGCGGCGCCAGGTGGCCAGCGCATGATGCAGACGGTCAAGAAACAGCGTGCGATTTGGCAGCCCGGTCAGCGGGTCGTGCTCGGCCTGGTGCCTGACCTGCTCTTCGGCACGCTTGCGCTCGGTAATATCGGAGAGCAGGGCCATATAGCTGCTGGCCTCGCCATGCGCATCGCGGATGGTGGTCAAGGCCACCGAGGCCGTATAGCGCTCGCCGTTCTTGCGCTTTGCCGCCAGTTCGCCCTGCCAGTGGTCGTTGCCGTCGAGCTGGGACCAGATGCTGTCGTAGAAGCCGGTGTCGTCCTCGCCCCAGGGCAGATTGGCCAGCGTGGTACCGACGATGTCGGCGGCATCGAAACCGGTGATCGCCGTGAACGCGCCGTTGACCAACTGCACCCGGTAATCGGCATCCATGACGATCATGGCCTCGTGCGCATTCTGGAACACGCGCGCCGCCTGCACCAGATTGTCTTGGGCTTGCATGTGCGCGGTCATGTCGATTTCGATGCACAACACCTGCTGGACCAGGCCCTGGTGCATTACCGGAACATGGTGCGAGTGCATCCACAGGCAGCGGCCTGCCGCCGACTGTACCTTCCAGTCGCGCGGCGCGGGGGGAATGCCGTTGCGCCAGATGGCGGCCACGGTCTCGTCGAACTCGGCCTGGTGGTCGAGATGCGAGACGATGGCCTTCAAGGGCTGGCCCAGTGCACGGCTGGCCGGAACGCCGAACAGCTGGAAGCAGGCTCGGTTCCAGAAGCGCACGATACCGTTGGCATCGACCGAATGTACCGCGACGCCTGGCGCCTGTTCGATGGCCGCTACGAACCGGTAGCGCCAACCGAGTGCTTCGCGACCGGATGTGTCGGCATCGGCACCATCGGGCCCGGCGCAAGCTGGGCCCGCCGGGATATCTCCGGCGGACGATTCCTGCTTTTGCTCGCTCACGGGAAAGATCCTTTACAGACGGAAAAAGTCGTAACGCTCATGACAATTCCATCAATCTTCCCCGCAAATCAGGCGCCCTGTTTGCGGTCACGCAAAGCCACGCCTTGCATGCTATTCATCGGGATTTTTCGCGTTCCAGACCCACCCGCCGGCAGCCTGTCGCATCTGGCGCGAAGCGTACCTGCGACCCGCCTATATTGACAGCATGCGCAAGGAGCTCCACCTTGAAAACAAGGCGGAGCCCGAGCGCCACCCCACTACTCGTTTCGGCTCAGGCGCCGTCTTGCGGAGCAGTTTCGGCCGATTGCGCTTCGGGGGCATCCGCCCCGGCGTCGGCGTCGGCATCGGCATTGGCGCTAGCGTCACCCGGTTCGCGCTTGAGTTCATTCTTGCGCCTGAGCTTCTCTTCGGCCTTGCGTTTTTTTTCTAGTTCGCGCTGCCGCTTTTCGTACCCAAAATTTGTCTTTGCCATGTTGTCCTCGTTGCCGTTAAGAAGATGGTCGTGTGACCGTGCCTGGAGCATTATGGACTAGCCGGCCCATCCCGGCTTAATTTAACCCCGTGGATGATGTTGGGCATGCAGGTGTTTGAGGCGCTCGCGCGCAACATGGGTATAGATCTGTGTGGTCGAAATATCGGCGTGACCGAGCAACAGTTGCACTACCCGCAAGTCGGCGCCGTGATTGAGCAAATGGGTGGCGAAGGCGTGGCGCAGCGTGTGCGGCGACAGCGGTCCCGCGATACCGGCTTTGAGCGCATGTTTCTTGACCAGGATCCAGAACATCTGCCGAGTCATCGGCCCGCCGCGGCCCGTGACAAACAGCGCATCGTCCACCTGGCCGTTGAGGATGATGGCGCGCGCATCTTCGAGGTAGCGCTCGAGCCAGCGGCGCGCCTCCTCGCCGAACGGCACCAGGCGGGTCTTGCTGCCCTTGCCCGTGACCCGCAGCACGCCGTCGTTCAGGCTCACTTCGACCAGTTTCAGGGCCACCAGTTCCGACACCCGCAGGCCGCTCGCATACATCAGTTCGAGCATCGTGCGCTCGCGCAGGCCCAGCGGCGTGGACACGTCCGGCGCGCCGAGCAGCGCTTCAACCTGGGTTTCGCTCAAGGTATGGACGAAACGCACGGGCTGCTTTGCCGAGGCCATTTTAAGGCAGGGATCGGCGGACAACTGGTTGCGCCGCAGCGCCAGCCCGTAGAAACGCTTGAGCACCGACAGGCGCCGGTTGGCGGAACTGGGGCGGGTGTCGAGGTGGCGTTCGGCGAAATAGGCGGCGATGTCTTCCGGCTGCGCCGCCAGCAGGCTGGCGCAACCGGGCCGCTGGCTCTCCAGCCAGCTGGCAAACAGCCGCAGGTCGCGGCGATAGGCGTCGAGCGAATTCCTGGCCAGCCCCTGCTCCAGCCAGAGGGTGTCGCAGAACTCGTCGATCAGGCCCAGATCGATTGCTGTTGCCATGGAGATGCGGTGGCGCCTTCGTGCCTGAGCAGCCAGCGCTTGACCGACAGGTGAAAGCCGTTTTCGTCGTCCTGGTTCGCAAAGCCGCCCAAGCCGCTGGACGCCGTCACGCGATGGCAAGGTATCACCAGGGGAAACCAGTTGGCGCCGCAGGCCTGGCCCACGGCGCGCGGCGCCGAGCTGATCAGTTTGGCAAGCTGGCCATAGGTCGTGACCTTGCCCCGCGGGATCGCGCAAATCGCGGCCCAGACCCGGCGCTGGTAGTCGGTGCCGGCCTCGAACAGTGGCAGGTCGAAGCGAAAGTCGGGATCGTGCAGGTAACGTGCCACCTGCTCCACGGCCTGGGCCGCAACGGCGTTGTCGGCCGCATGCTCGGCGTATGAGGGCGGCAGGTACACCAGTTCGCGCACCCGCCCGTCCTGGGTACGGATGCCGATGGCGCCGAACTGCGCGGGCACGATGGCATTGAACGAGATACTTGCCTGGTCTGTCTTCATGCCCGCATCTTAACCGCTCGCTACGGGCCGTGGCGGGAATATCACCTCTTGCGGCCCATGGCGGAATAAAAAAAAGCGCACCTGCGGTGCGCTCCAATCGGCTTCACGTTTCCGGCCGTTTAGCTGTGCTAACGGCTTCTGTAAAACGTGCGTCTCCTCAATGTCTCCGGCATGCACTGCCGTGATGTTATCAATTGCTCCCCAAAACCTGTCGTGCTCTGTTCGTGTACGCACCATGCTAGTGCAATCAAGCCCCATGATAACGCAAGCTTTCCGCTCAAGCGTATCTTATTGGCCACATTACTTGAATTATTTCACTTGTAAAGCATGCTAAAGGGCGCTGGGCGGGCGCCGTCATGCGCCTGTCATATTGCCGTGCTTGCCAGTCTAGCGCGCCACTGCATGCCGGATCGCCTCCACCACATCCTGCCCGATGCGCGCCTGCATCTGCGTGGTCACCGGGGCCAGCGCACGGCGCCAGGCGGCCTGCTGCGCCGGGGTCAATGTATGAATGGTGGTCTTGCCGGAACGGCGGATCGCCTCCAGCGCCTCGTCGTTGGCGCGTTCGGCAATGGCCTTCTCGAAAGCGGTGGTGTCGGCCATCGCCCGTTCCAGGATAGAGCGTAGCTCGCGTGGCAAGCCGTCCCAGAACTTCTTGTTGACAATGACGGCATAGCCCAGGTAGCCATGGTTCGACAGCGTCAGGTGCGCCTGCGACTCGTGCATGCGCTGCGTGAACATGTTCGAGGGCGTGTTCTCGGTGCCCTCCACCACGCCATCGCGCAGGGCCGGCGCGGTTTCCGAGAACGCCAGCGCCAGCGGCTGGGCGCCCAGCGCGCGCATCTGCGCGTCCAGCACCTTCGAGGCCTGGATGCGCATGCGCAGGCCAGCAAAATCGGCCGGCTGCAACAACGGCTTATTTGCCGACATGATCTTGAAGCCATTGTCCCAGTAGGCCAGGCCGGTGATGCCTTTCGGTTCGAGCTTTTGCAACAGGTTGCGGCCGATGCGGCCCTCGAGCACGGTGTACAGCGCTTTCTTTGACGGAAAAATATAGGGCAGGTTGAAGGCTTCGAATTCCTTCACACCCAGCGGCGCGAACTTGGCCAGCGAGGGCGCGAGCATCTGCACCGCCCCCAGCTGCAGGGCTTCGAGCTCCTCGCGGTCCCGGTAGAGCTGGCTGTTCGGGTAGACTTCCACTTTCACCCGGCCGCCGGTACGCTGCTCGGCCAGCGCCTTGAAGTGCTCGGCGGCCCGCCCCTTCGGGGTCTCTGGTGCGACCACGTGGCTGAACTTGATGACGATCGGGGCCTGCGCCCGGGCCGGCGGGCTGGCGCAGGCAATACATGCTGCCAGGACTACGGCAGCCAGGGCTGGGATCTGCATGACGGGGTCGGCTCTTCGGGATGATGGCATTAGAATGGGTCCAGTCTGCGCGGCCTGGAGTGAAGCCGCCATCGTGGACTTCCACAATCGCCCGCCAGTGTAACGGAGTATGGACCCCTTGAAGATTTTCCCGCATGCCCGAGCGGCGCAGCCGCCGTCGGACTCGCCGCCCGCGCATTCGGCCATGGTGTCGCCCGCCACCGAGCGCGTGCGTTCGTGGCGCTGGCTCACGCCCGTGCTGCTGGTGCTGCTGTTCCTGGCCGTACTGATCTGGCTACCCTGGCAGGCACGCCAGATGGAGGCAACCGAGCGCCAGGAGCAACTCATTGCCGACACGCTGTGGGTCGAGCAGACGCTGCGCTTCGAACTGGCGCGCAGCGAAGAAGCGCTGGCGGTGCTAGGTGCCGACCTGGTCCGACTCCCCCCTTCCCAGCCAGCGCTGCAGGCGCGCTTCAAGCAGATGTTCAATAACGGGCGCGAATTGGTGCGGGTGGTCTGGTATGACGCCAATGGCCGGGTCTTGGCCAGCCACGGCCTGGAGCCGCCCGCCGCCCTGCCGCTGCCGACCCGGGTAGCGGCCGATGTGGCCGGCGCCACCCGCCGTGCCCGCTACAGCGAACCCTATGGTGCCAGCCCGGCTTCGCCCGGCGTCATCGACTTCTACTTGCCCCTGCAGGCAGACGGCCGCCCTGCCGGCAGCTTGATCGCCACCTACAGCCTGCAGGTGCTGCTCGACGAAGCCGTGCCGTGGTGGTTCGCGCAAGACAATGCGCTTACCCTGCTCGATCGCGACGAGCGTCCCGTGGCGCGGCGCGCCTCCGGCGGTCCCGGTCGCGGCGTCTACACGCACCGGCGCGAGCTCGACCTGCCCGGCGCACTGGTGGCGCTGTCCACCAACAGCGTGAAAAGCGCGCCCAAGCTGCTGCCGAACCTGTTGGTCGGGTCGGTCGTCGTGCTGGCGCTGGGCCTGGTGCTGAGCCTGGGCGCGCTGTGGCGCCACATCTCGCGCACCCTGGCGGCAGAAAGCGCGCTGCGCCAGCAGATGGCCTTTCGTACCGCGATGGAAAACTCCCTGATCACCGGCCTGCGCGCACGCGACCTGGAAGGCCGTGTCACCTATGTCAACCGCGCATTCTGCGAAATCGTCGGCCTGCCGCCTCAAGAACTGGTCGGCAAGCAGCCGCCGATGGCCTACTGGGCGCCGGAAGTAATGGCCGAGTACGAAGAACGCTTTCGCGGCGTGCTGTCGGGAACGATCACGCCGCAGTTCGAGACCGTGTTCCAGCGCCCCGACGGAGAGCGGGTGCCGGTGCTGGTGTTCGAGGCACCGCTGGTGGACGCCGACGGCCGCCAGACCGGATGGATGAGCTCGGTTTTGGACATCACCGACCGCAAGCGCGCCGAGAAGCTCAACCGCCAGCAGCAGGAAAAGCTCGAAGCCAGCGCGCGCCTGGCGACCATGGGCGAGATCTCATCGATGCTGGCGCACGAACTGAACCAGCCGCTGGCGGCGATCTCGAGCTACACCGCGGGCGCGCTCAATGTGCTCGAGCGCGCCGGACAGGCGGGCGAGCCGCTCAACCCCGGCATGCTCAGGCATGCGCTGGACGGGGCGCGCCAGCAGGCCCAGCGCGCCGGCCAGATCATCCGCAGCGTGCACGAATTCGTGAAAAAGCGCGAGCCGCTGCGCGAACTGGTAACGATCCGCAGCGTGATCGATGGCGTGCATGCGCTGGTCGAGCTGCAGGCACGCCAGGCCAGCGTGGTGCTGCGCACCGAACTGGCGCCGCAGCTGCCGCCGGTACTGGCCGACCGCGTGCTGCTCGAGCAGGTGCTGCTGAACCTGACGCGCAATGCGATCGAGGCGATGCACGATACCCGGCCGGACCAGCGCGTGCTGCGCATCGCCGCGCACCAGGCCGAAGGACAGGTATTGGTCTCGGTGATCGACCGCGGCCATGGCATTGCGCCCGAGGTGGCGGCCGGCCTGTTCTCGCCCTTTTACACGACCAAGGCCGAAGGCATGGGCATGGGCCTGTCGATTTGCCGCACCGCGATCGAGTTCCATGGCGGCACCCTGGACCACGCGCCCAATCCGGGCGGCGGCACCATGTTCACGTTTGCGCTGCAAGCCCAGGCGGCAAGCGCGGCGCCGGGCTAAAATCCGCCTCACGAAAACACCGGGACACCCCGGGCTGGAGACACCACATGCTGCACATCGTCGACGACGAAGACGTCATCCGTGACGCGCTGGCCTGGCTGGCGCAGTCGCGCGGCTTGCCGGCGCGGGGCTATGCCAGCGGCGAGGAGTTCCTGGCCGCCGCCACGACACCCGAGCCCGAGGGCGACTGCGTGCTGCTCGACGTGCGCATGCCCGGCATGAACGGCATCGCGGTATTTGACCAGTTGGCAAAACTTGGCCTGGTCGCACGCCTGCCGGTGATTTTCCTGACCGGCCACGGCGACGTGCCGATGGCAGTCGATACGCTCAAGCGCGGCGCCTTCGATTTCTTTGAAAAACCGTTCAACGACAACGTCTTGATGGACCGGGTGGAAGAAGCCTTGTCTGCCTCGCGCAAGGCGGCCGCGGCGGGCGTGGTCCAGGCGCGCCTGGCTACGCTGTCGGGGCGCGAACGCGAAGTGCTCGGGCTGATCCTGGCCGGCATGATGAACAAGGTCGTGGCCGACAAGCTCGGCATCAGCATGCGCACGGTCGAGGTGCACCGCGCGCATATCTTCGACAAGATGCAGGTGAAGACCGCGGTAGAGCTCGCTGGCCTGCTCAAGTAGCGCAGCGCAGGTTGAATATTTCCCTCTCGCAAACGCATCCCTAGCGTCCCGGCCAATTGAACGAAGCCTTGTAAAATGCACCCGAACGCGCCACAGGCTTGCCTGCCGCGGTGCACGCATGAAGGAGTCGTCATGAGCGAAAAAACAGTTGCAGACAAGATGTTCCTGAAGACGGTGAAGTCGATGCAGATCATCAACGGCCAGGTGCATCCCTCGATGGTGGCGCAGATGCCCGCCGAGCTCCAGAAAGAAGGCGACGATCCAGTCGACGTGGTCTTGCTGTTCGCCATGAACCGCAAGGATCTCGAGCAATATTTGCCAATCGCCAAAGAACGCCTGGGCGACAAGGGATCGCTGTGGATTGCCTACCTCAAGCAGAGCGCCTCCAAGGCCACCGACATCAACCGCGATTCGATCAATGCCTACGCCAGGGAAAACGGCATTACCGGGGTGGCGATGATTTCCCTCGACCTCGACTGGTCGGCCCTGCGCCTCAAGCGCATCGCGCTATAAGGCATGGCGGCTGAGCGCCCAGGCCACGTGCTCGCGCACCAGCGCCGAGGGGTGGCCGGCGCGTGAGCGCAGCGCCGCCACGATGGCGGCGTCGCCCTTGCCGGCAGGGGCCGCGGCAGCATTGCCGAGTCCCACTGCCAAGTTGCGCAACCAGCGCTCGTGCCCGATGCGCCGGATCGGACTGCCTTCCATGCGGCGCTGGAATTCGCTTTCGTCCCAGGCGAACAGCGTGACCAGGTCGGCGTCGCCCAGACCGTTGCGTTCGTCGAAATCCGGCACCGCCGCACGCTGCGCGAACTTGTTCCACGGGCAGACCAGCTGGCAGTCGTCGCAGCCGTAGATGCGGTTGCCGATCAGCGGGCGCAGTTGTTCCGGAATACTGCCCTTGAGCTCGATGGTGAGATAGGAAATGCAGCGCCGTGCATCGAGCCGGCCAGGGCCAAGGATCGCCTGGGTCGGGCAGACGTCGATGCAGGCTTGACAGCTGCCGCAGTGGCCATCCACGGGCGGGTCGACCGGAAGCGCGATGTCGACCAGGATCTCGCCGATGAAAAAGGTCGAGCCGGCCGTGCGCGACAGCAGCAGGGTGTGCTTGCCCCGCCAGCCCAGGCCGGCTTTTTCCGCCAGCGGCAACTCCATCACCGGCGCCGAATCGGTAAATACGCGGTAGCCCAGCACGCCCACTGCCGCCTCGATGCGCTCGGCCAGCGCCTGCAGGCGGTTGCGCAACACCTTGTGGTAGTCGCGGCCCCTGGCATACACCGACACCACGGCGGCGCCGGGTTCGCGCTGGCGCGCAGCTTCTTGTTCACGCCACTGCGGCCCGCGCGCCATTGGCAGGTAATCCATGCGCACCACGATGGCGCGTAGCGTGCCCGGCACCAGTTCGTCAGGGCGGGCGCGCTTCATGCCGTGGCTTGCCATATAATCCATCTCGCCATGGCAGCCGGCATCGAGCCAGGCTTGCAGACCGGCTTGCGCATGCGCCAGATCGATGTCGGCGATGCGCACGTCGGCAAATCCGAGTTCCGCGCCCCAGGCCTTGATGGCATGGGCGAGTTCGGGCGAGTCTGGAGAGATGGTCGGCATGGCGGGATGAACAACACGGCGCGGGTCGCGCCCAACATGCTATTTTATGCGATGCAGTCTTTCAAAGCCTATCTCCCCGACGAATCCGCCACCGCCGCACTGGGCGCGGCGCTGGCGCGCGCACTCGTGCCCGGCCTGGTGATCTACCTGCACGGCGACCTCGGCGCCGGCAAGACCGCGCTCACGCGCGCCCTGATCCAGGCCGCCGGCCATACCGGCACGGTCAAGAGTCCCACCTATACGCTGTCCGAACCCTACCGCGTGCAGGTCGACGGCCAGCCGCTGAACGTGATCCACTACGACTTGTACCGCATGTCCAGCCCGGAAGAATTCCTGGATGCGGGTTTTCGCGACGATTTCGACGGCCACAACGTGTGCATCGTCGAATGGCCCGAAAAGGGTGAACCGGTATTGCCGCCGCCCGACGTCCGGGTGCTGCTGAACGTCAGCGGTCTCGGCCGTGAGGTAGAATTGCAGCCGTTGTCCAAATTAGGCCTGCTATGCCTCGATCGCCTCGCCTACTCCCCATCCTGAACTCAGCCCATCGTTCGGGATCACCGCGCCGCCGTACACTGCTCAAGGCCGGGGGCACCCTGCTGCTGTCGGTCATGTCGCCGCTGCCGGCCAGCGCCGCGCAGATTCTCGCCGTGCGGGTCTGGCCCGCGCCCGACTACACCCGCGTGACGCTGGAAAACGACAGCAATCTCAAGACCGAACACTTCCTGGTGCCCGACCCGCCGCGGCTGGTCGTGGATATCGAAGGCCTCGGCCTGTCCGGTACGCTCAAAAGCCTGGTGGCCAAGGTCGAAGCGAACGACCCCTACATCAAGCAGGTGCGGGTCGGCCAGAACCGTCCCAACGTGGTGCGCCTGGTGTTCGATCTGAAAGAAGAAATCAAGCCGCAGGTGTTCACGCTGGCGCCGGTGGCGGGCTACCAGCACCGCCTGATCTTCGACCTGTATCCGACCCGGCCGGTCGATCCGATCACGGCGATGATCGAAAAAGGCGAATGGAGCGTGGATGACACGCTACCAGCGCCAGCCACCGGCGCCATTGCCAGCGCCGCGGGCGGCGCCAATCCCGCCTCGCCGCTGGCGGCCGCGCCGCCGGCGCAGACCGAAGCCGGACCGGACGCCATCGCCAAGCTCGAAGCGAAGATGTCGGCCCTGGACGGCACCGCGCCGCCGCATGCGGTGCAGCCGCCGCCATCGAGCCGCCAGCCCGGCGCCACCCCATCGCTGCCGAAGGTCGTGCGCATGGTGACGATCGCACTCGACCCGGGCCACGGCGGCGAAGACCCGGGCGCGATTGGCGCCACCGGGGCCTACGAAAAAGATATCGTGCTGGCCATCGCCAAGCGCCTCAAAGCCAGGCTGGAACAGCTGCCCAATACCCGCGTCATGCTCACCCGCGACGGCGATTACTACGTGCCGCTGGGCCAGCGCGTGCAAAAGGCGCGCAAGGTACAGGCCGACCTGTTCGTCTCGATCCATGCCGACGCCTTTGTGTCGCCCACCGCGCGCGGCTCGTCGGTGTTCGTGCTGTCCGAAAAAGGCGCCAGCTCGAGCGCGGCGCGCTGGCTGGCGAACGACCAGAACAAGGCCGACCTGATCGGCGGCACCAATGTCGCGACCCAGGACAAGCTGCTCGCCAGCGTGCTGTTCGACCTGTCGACGACGGCCCAGATCAACGACAGCCTGAAACTGGGCAACGCGGTGCTGCGCGAAATCGGCGGCATCAACCGGCTGCACAAGAGCGCGGTCGAACAGGCCGGCTTTGCGGTGCTGAAAGCGCCGGACATTCCGTCGATCCTGGTCGAAACCGCCTTCATCTCGAACCGCGAAGAAGAAGCCAAGCTGCGCGACGAGGGCTACCAGAACCAGCTGGCCGAGGCCATCACCAACGGCATCAAACGCTATTTCGCCGCCAACCCGCCCATGGCCAAGAGCCGCCAGACCTGACCCGGAGCCGTCATGACCCTCGCCACCCACGCTACCGTCGGCCAGCTGCCCGCAATTCGCATCAGCGCCCCGGACGGCGCCGAAGCCACCGTGACGCTGTATGGCGCGCACCTGGTCTCGTGGAAGGGCGCGGACGGCCAGGAGCGCATGTTCTGCAGTGCCAGGTCGGCACTCGATGGCAGCAAAGCGATCCGCGGCGGCGTGCCGGTGATTTTTCCGCAGTTCGCCGAACAGGGTAGCGGCATGCGCCACGGCTTCGCACGGGTGGTGACCTGGCGGCTGGAAGACAGCGGCCTGGACGACAGTGACATGCCCGGCGCGGCCTGGGCCAGCTTCAGCCTGGCGCTGGGCGACCTGCCCCCTACCGTCGCCGATGCATGGCCGCACCAGTTCATGCTGGGCCTGCGCGTCGCGGTGCGCGCCAACGAGCTCTCGATGGTACTCACGGTGCGCAACCTGGGGGCCGCCCCGTTCCCGTTCGCGGCGGCGCTGCACACCTACCACCTGGTGCCGGACATCTGCGAGGTACGCATCGAAGGCGTGTCAGCGGACCAGATATCGATACTCGACGCACTCGACGAAATCTACCGCAACGTTCCGGGCCAGGCCACCCTGACATCCAGCGCGGGCACCTTGACCATCGAGCAAACCGGCTTTCGCGATGCGGTGGTGTGGAATCCGGGGCCGGTCGATGCGGCGGCGCTGTCGGACATGGACAATGACGAGTACCAGCGTTTCGTGTGCATCGAACCGGCGCTGCTCGATCCGTTCACGCTGGAGCCGGGGCAAAGCTGGAGCGGGACCTATCGGCTGAGCTGAGCGCCGGGGCCGGGGCCGGCCCCGTCCGCCCTCAGTTCGATTCCTTGATGATCCGGCCATTATTTTTCTGCACCGGCCGGGCATTGAACGGATACAGTCGCGAGAACAGCGCCATCTGCGCCGGCGAGGCCTGCATCGGCTGCTTCATGACGATCCACAACACCTCTTCGGTACAGGGCGGCTCGGTCAGCGATCCCATGTACGTGAAATACTCGCGCTTTTCTGGCAGTGCTTCGTTCACGTCGATCAGGATCGAGGGCGACACCGGCTGCTTCTTTTCCAGGGGCAGGTGGTTCCATACGGTCTGGATCAGCGCATTGGCCTTGCCGCGCTCGAGCAGCACCGCCAGCACCAGCAGCCTGCCCTCGAAGCTGCGGTGCACCAGGTGGATCACCATCTCGGTGCCCTTGCCGTTGATGCGCTCTTCCGACGGGCGATGGAAGTGGAACTGCTGCAGCTCATAGGTCTGGTTGCCGACCGTCAGGAAGTTGCCGCCGCCAACCGTCACCTGGATGGTGTGGCCGTTGTCGATCTCGGTGAACGAACTCGGATGGTAGTCAAAGCCGATCTGTTCCAGGTCGACCTTCATGCCGTCGCGCAGGTCGATCGGCGACTGGCGGTTGCCGGTGGCGCACTTGGCCCAGCCATCATTGATGTTCGACCAGTTGGCCGGCCCGTATTCGCCCTCATAGCTCCAGTGGGTGCCGTTCTTCGGCTTGCTGGCCACCGCGATCGCGGCTTCGGCTTCCTTGCGGCGCCGGATGTCGGCGGCGCGCCTGGCGGCGGCTGCCTTGGCG
Above is a genomic segment from Massilia sp. H6 containing:
- a CDS encoding bifunctional diguanylate cyclase/phosphodiesterase translates to MSEQKQESSAGDIPAGPACAGPDGADADTSGREALGWRYRFVAAIEQAPGVAVHSVDANGIVRFWNRACFQLFGVPASRALGQPLKAIVSHLDHQAEFDETVAAIWRNGIPPAPRDWKVQSAAGRCLWMHSHHVPVMHQGLVQQVLCIEIDMTAHMQAQDNLVQAARVFQNAHEAMIVMDADYRVQLVNGAFTAITGFDAADIVGTTLANLPWGEDDTGFYDSIWSQLDGNDHWQGELAAKRKNGERYTASVALTTIRDAHGEASSYMALLSDITERKRAEEQVRHQAEHDPLTGLPNRTLFLDRLHHALATWRRQHARFAVLFLDLDRFKSINDNNGHQAGDAVLREVAARLRRCVRRVDTISRLGGDEFVVLLADIGGADQAAHVAATVMQAVAHPIDVDGQEIGLSASIGIAICPTDGQDVDTLMHHADVAMYHAKQNGRNSFRFFSPGMNARVVERGQLEQRLRQALERGEFLLEYQPGIDVHSGRVVGVEALLRWRHPERGLLLPHAFLPVAEECGLIVPIGEWALREACRQARNWRDEGYTLTMAVNLSDVQFLHARLLDAVDTALEVSGLAPDLLHLEITEGALMQGDGCLDGTVAALRARGVLLDIDRFGTGLASLSSLRRFPLSKLKIDRSFVNDIEHDPGDAALIPAIIAVARSLRLRVVAEGVETEEQLRFLREHGCDEYQGLYAAGASNRPDFTPRPSCPRYGSQAAPALWHRGGGPVYSKPP
- a CDS encoding DUF3052 family protein; the protein is MSEKTVADKMFLKTVKSMQIINGQVHPSMVAQMPAELQKEGDDPVDVVLLFAMNRKDLEQYLPIAKERLGDKGSLWIAYLKQSASKATDINRDSINAYARENGITGVAMISLDLDWSALRLKRIAL
- the xerD gene encoding site-specific tyrosine recombinase XerD, encoding MATAIDLGLIDEFCDTLWLEQGLARNSLDAYRRDLRLFASWLESQRPGCASLLAAQPEDIAAYFAERHLDTRPSSANRRLSVLKRFYGLALRRNQLSADPCLKMASAKQPVRFVHTLSETQVEALLGAPDVSTPLGLRERTMLELMYASGLRVSELVALKLVEVSLNDGVLRVTGKGSKTRLVPFGEEARRWLERYLEDARAIILNGQVDDALFVTGRGGPMTRQMFWILVKKHALKAGIAGPLSPHTLRHAFATHLLNHGADLRVVQLLLGHADISTTQIYTHVARERLKHLHAQHHPRG
- a CDS encoding response regulator transcription factor; translated protein: MLHIVDDEDVIRDALAWLAQSRGLPARGYASGEEFLAAATTPEPEGDCVLLDVRMPGMNGIAVFDQLAKLGLVARLPVIFLTGHGDVPMAVDTLKRGAFDFFEKPFNDNVLMDRVEEALSASRKAAAAGVVQARLATLSGREREVLGLILAGMMNKVVADKLGISMRTVEVHRAHIFDKMQVKTAVELAGLLK
- a CDS encoding TRAP transporter substrate-binding protein yields the protein MQIPALAAVVLAACIACASPPARAQAPIVIKFSHVVAPETPKGRAAEHFKALAEQRTGGRVKVEVYPNSQLYRDREELEALQLGAVQMLAPSLAKFAPLGVKEFEAFNLPYIFPSKKALYTVLEGRIGRNLLQKLEPKGITGLAYWDNGFKIMSANKPLLQPADFAGLRMRIQASKVLDAQMRALGAQPLALAFSETAPALRDGVVEGTENTPSNMFTQRMHESQAHLTLSNHGYLGYAVIVNKKFWDGLPRELRSILERAMADTTAFEKAIAERANDEALEAIRRSGKTTIHTLTPAQQAAWRRALAPVTTQMQARIGQDVVEAIRHAVAR
- a CDS encoding PAS domain S-box protein, with the protein product MVSPATERVRSWRWLTPVLLVLLFLAVLIWLPWQARQMEATERQEQLIADTLWVEQTLRFELARSEEALAVLGADLVRLPPSQPALQARFKQMFNNGRELVRVVWYDANGRVLASHGLEPPAALPLPTRVAADVAGATRRARYSEPYGASPASPGVIDFYLPLQADGRPAGSLIATYSLQVLLDEAVPWWFAQDNALTLLDRDERPVARRASGGPGRGVYTHRRELDLPGALVALSTNSVKSAPKLLPNLLVGSVVVLALGLVLSLGALWRHISRTLAAESALRQQMAFRTAMENSLITGLRARDLEGRVTYVNRAFCEIVGLPPQELVGKQPPMAYWAPEVMAEYEERFRGVLSGTITPQFETVFQRPDGERVPVLVFEAPLVDADGRQTGWMSSVLDITDRKRAEKLNRQQQEKLEASARLATMGEISSMLAHELNQPLAAISSYTAGALNVLERAGQAGEPLNPGMLRHALDGARQQAQRAGQIIRSVHEFVKKREPLRELVTIRSVIDGVHALVELQARQASVVLRTELAPQLPPVLADRVLLEQVLLNLTRNAIEAMHDTRPDQRVLRIAAHQAEGQVLVSVIDRGHGIAPEVAAGLFSPFYTTKAEGMGMGLSICRTAIEFHGGTLDHAPNPGGGTMFTFALQAQAASAAPG
- the queG gene encoding tRNA epoxyqueuosine(34) reductase QueG; its protein translation is MPTISPDSPELAHAIKAWGAELGFADVRIADIDLAHAQAGLQAWLDAGCHGEMDYMASHGMKRARPDELVPGTLRAIVVRMDYLPMARGPQWREQEAARQREPGAAVVSVYARGRDYHKVLRNRLQALAERIEAAVGVLGYRVFTDSAPVMELPLAEKAGLGWRGKHTLLLSRTAGSTFFIGEILVDIALPVDPPVDGHCGSCQACIDVCPTQAILGPGRLDARRCISYLTIELKGSIPEQLRPLIGNRIYGCDDCQLVCPWNKFAQRAAVPDFDERNGLGDADLVTLFAWDESEFQRRMEGSPIRRIGHERWLRNLAVGLGNAAAAPAGKGDAAIVAALRSRAGHPSALVREHVAWALSRHAL
- a CDS encoding methylated-DNA--[protein]-cysteine S-methyltransferase; amino-acid sequence: MKTDQASISFNAIVPAQFGAIGIRTQDGRVRELVYLPPSYAEHAADNAVAAQAVEQVARYLHDPDFRFDLPLFEAGTDYQRRVWAAICAIPRGKVTTYGQLAKLISSAPRAVGQACGANWFPLVIPCHRVTASSGLGGFANQDDENGFHLSVKRWLLRHEGATASPWQQQSIWA